A stretch of the Vitis riparia cultivar Riparia Gloire de Montpellier isolate 1030 chromosome 13, EGFV_Vit.rip_1.0, whole genome shotgun sequence genome encodes the following:
- the LOC117927588 gene encoding uncharacterized protein LOC117927588 isoform X1 encodes MQSRASMEVEGVAPNMMAGEGVPSITPNKSGDDFPQITPAITPNKSGDVFPLITPAIIPTVVPTTIVREVLTEGNYEYWKTCVKRYLVGQGLWEVCRMSCKSPNKAQDPVAYSEWKKKNSVALHAIQISCSREMLSQIRGIKLAKHAWDFLKRNANPTLYFDEEVDRLDEQPPPAAASTGNADFSQYEKFEQALDRGSWNDIESFLHSNPDAVRARISPTGLTPLHVAALAGHVKVVEKLVDELNPEDLEEKEGLLGCTPLALAASDGITEIAQSMIRKNRTLANILDGDKILPVVLACNRGKREMTRFLYFHTGHEELAPEKGKNGATLLSYCIASKFLDIALDILEKYPSLAVTLDIDGLIPLYVLGQTPSLFKSGSQLWFWQHWIYLCVTVNVDRASDWVRVNVVDDNTHARDVRNNTETVLHQLMHGLVSYPLKLLGIKSIRAQKLRHAQAVKLLQGICTELRNIKPDRVLGYRVHQAVIQAVKQGNVEFVTGMIKSIPELVWNGDINDRNIFSIAILNRQEKIFNLLHGLTNVKKMKVTSADDRFDNNMLHLAAMLAPSDQLDGISGAALQMQRELQWFKEVESIVPPICKDVLNSDGKKPSEVFSQQHANLVKEGEKWMKEIATSSSFVAALIVTIMFAAAFTIPGGNNDKGAPIFLDDPLFMVFIISDSISLFSATTSVLMFLGILTSQYAENKFLTRLPTKLIIGLSALFISIAAMMIAFCAALAILLMQSSTKVVMIPIILLACVPVTLFALLQFPLLVNIFISTYGPGIFDRNIQRWY; translated from the exons ATGCAATCTAG AGCAAGCATGGAAGTTGAAGGCGTTGCCCCTAATATGATGGCTGGTGAAGGTGTCCCAAGCATAACCCCAAATAAAAGCGGCGATGATTTTCCCCAGATAACCCCGGCTATAACCCCCAATAAGAGCGGTGATGTTTTTCCCCTGATAACCCCAGCTATAATCCCAACTGTAGTGCCTACTACAATAGTTCGTGAAGTTCTTACTGAAGGCAACTATGAATACTGGAAAACTTGTGTAAAACGGTATTTGGTGGGTCAAGGTCTCTGGGAAGTTTGCAGGATGAGCTGCAAGAGTCCTAATAAAGCACAAGATCCAGTGGCATATTCAGAGTGGAAAAAGAAGAATTCCGTGGCTTTACATGCCATTCAAATTTCTTGCAGTCGAGAGATGCTTTCTCAGATCAGGGGAATCAAGCTTGCGAAGCACGCGTGGGACTTTTTGAAGCGAAACGCCAACCCAACCCTCTATTTCGACGAAGAAGTCGATCGCTTGGATGAACAGCCACCTCCTGCCGCAGCCTCAACTG GGAACGCTGACTTCTCTCAGTATGAGAAGTTTGAGCAGGCATTGGACCGTGGTAGCTGGAACGATATCGAATCCTTCCTTCATTCGAATCCGGATGCAGTGAGAGCAAGGATTTCGCCAACAGGCCTGACCCCGCTTCATGTCGCAGCTCTTGCTGGACATGTAAAGGTTGTGGAGAAGTTGGTGGACGAACTGAATCCGGAAGACTTAGAAGAAAAAGAGGGTCTGCTAGGGTGCACGCCACTTGCTTTAGCTGCATCAGATGGAATCACTGAAATAGCGCAGTCCATGATTAGAAAGAACAGGACATTGGCCAACATTTTAGATGGGGATAAAATCCTCCCAGTTGTGCTTGCTTGTAACCGAGGCAAAAGAGAAATGACACGTTTTCTCTACTTTCACACTGGACATGAGGAGTTAGCCCCAGAAAAAGGCAAAAATGGTGCAACGCTTCTTAGTTATTGTATTGCTTCCAAATTCTTAG ATATTGCTTTGGATATCCTCGAGAAGTACCCAAGTTTGGCTGTGACTTTGGATATCGATGGTCTTATCCCCCTCTATGTATTGGGTCAAACGCCTTCTTTGTTCAAGAGTGGAAGTCAGCTTTGGTTTTGGCAGCATTGGATATACTTAT GCGTAACTGTAAACGTAGATCGTGCCTCGGACTGGGTTCGAGTAAACGTAGTTGACGATAACACACATGCACGAGATGTCAGGAATAATACTGAAACAG TGCTACATCAATTAATGCATGGGTTGGTTTCATATCCACTAAAACTTCTTG GAATCAAGAGCATACGTGCTCAAAAGTTGAGGCATGCTCAAGCCGTCAAACTGCTACAAGGCATTTGTACTGAATTACGAAATATAAAACCTGACAGGGTCCTTGGGTATCGAGTGCACCAAGCAGTCATCCAGGCTGTCAAGCAAGGGAATGTTGAATTTGTCACTGGGATGATTAAATCTATTCCTGAGTTAGTGTGGAACGGTGATATAAATGATAGAAACATATTTTCCATTGCAATTTTGAACCGTCAAGAAAAGATTTTCAACCTTTTACATGGGCTTACTAATGTAAAGAAGATGAAAGTGACATCTGCTGATGATAGGTTTGACAACAACATGCTACACTTGGCTGCGATGTTAGCACCATCGGATCAACTTGATGGTATCTCAGGTGCTGCTCTACAGATGCAAAGAGAACTACAATGGTTTAAG GAGGTGGAAAGCATTGTGCCGCCAATATGCAAGGACGTTCTAAACTCAGATGGAAAAAAGCCCAGTGAGGTGTTCTCTCAGCAGCATGCAAACTTGGTAAAAGAAGGGGAGAAATGGATGAAGGAGATAGCAACATCTAGTTCATTTGTAGCTGCTCTCATTGTTACCATTATGTTTGCTGCAGCCTTTACTATTCCAGGGGGTAACAATGACAAAGGCGCTCCCATATTCTTGGACGATCCCTTGTTCATGGTTTTTATAATATCAGATTCAATCTCACTCTTTTCTGCTACTACTTCAGTGTTGATGTTCCTGGGAATCCTGACATCACAATATGCAGAAAACAAATTCCTCACACGGTTGCCCACAAAGCTAATAATAGGCCTTTCCGCCCTTTTCATCTCTATTGCAGCCATGATGATAGCCTTCTGTGCTGCCCTTGCTATTTTGCTAATGCAAAGCTCAACCAAAGTGGTTATGATCCCGATTATTTTACTTGCCTGTGTTCCGGTGACCCTATTCGCATTATTGCAATTTCCCCTTCttgttaatattttcatttccacATATGGGCCAGGCATCTTCGATAGGAATATACAACGTTGGTACTAG
- the LOC117927588 gene encoding uncharacterized protein LOC117927588 isoform X2, which translates to MEVEGVAPNMMAGEGVPSITPNKSGDDFPQITPAITPNKSGDVFPLITPAIIPTVVPTTIVREVLTEGNYEYWKTCVKRYLVGQGLWEVCRMSCKSPNKAQDPVAYSEWKKKNSVALHAIQISCSREMLSQIRGIKLAKHAWDFLKRNANPTLYFDEEVDRLDEQPPPAAASTGNADFSQYEKFEQALDRGSWNDIESFLHSNPDAVRARISPTGLTPLHVAALAGHVKVVEKLVDELNPEDLEEKEGLLGCTPLALAASDGITEIAQSMIRKNRTLANILDGDKILPVVLACNRGKREMTRFLYFHTGHEELAPEKGKNGATLLSYCIASKFLDIALDILEKYPSLAVTLDIDGLIPLYVLGQTPSLFKSGSQLWFWQHWIYLCVTVNVDRASDWVRVNVVDDNTHARDVRNNTETVLHQLMHGLVSYPLKLLGIKSIRAQKLRHAQAVKLLQGICTELRNIKPDRVLGYRVHQAVIQAVKQGNVEFVTGMIKSIPELVWNGDINDRNIFSIAILNRQEKIFNLLHGLTNVKKMKVTSADDRFDNNMLHLAAMLAPSDQLDGISGAALQMQRELQWFKEVESIVPPICKDVLNSDGKKPSEVFSQQHANLVKEGEKWMKEIATSSSFVAALIVTIMFAAAFTIPGGNNDKGAPIFLDDPLFMVFIISDSISLFSATTSVLMFLGILTSQYAENKFLTRLPTKLIIGLSALFISIAAMMIAFCAALAILLMQSSTKVVMIPIILLACVPVTLFALLQFPLLVNIFISTYGPGIFDRNIQRWY; encoded by the exons ATGGAAGTTGAAGGCGTTGCCCCTAATATGATGGCTGGTGAAGGTGTCCCAAGCATAACCCCAAATAAAAGCGGCGATGATTTTCCCCAGATAACCCCGGCTATAACCCCCAATAAGAGCGGTGATGTTTTTCCCCTGATAACCCCAGCTATAATCCCAACTGTAGTGCCTACTACAATAGTTCGTGAAGTTCTTACTGAAGGCAACTATGAATACTGGAAAACTTGTGTAAAACGGTATTTGGTGGGTCAAGGTCTCTGGGAAGTTTGCAGGATGAGCTGCAAGAGTCCTAATAAAGCACAAGATCCAGTGGCATATTCAGAGTGGAAAAAGAAGAATTCCGTGGCTTTACATGCCATTCAAATTTCTTGCAGTCGAGAGATGCTTTCTCAGATCAGGGGAATCAAGCTTGCGAAGCACGCGTGGGACTTTTTGAAGCGAAACGCCAACCCAACCCTCTATTTCGACGAAGAAGTCGATCGCTTGGATGAACAGCCACCTCCTGCCGCAGCCTCAACTG GGAACGCTGACTTCTCTCAGTATGAGAAGTTTGAGCAGGCATTGGACCGTGGTAGCTGGAACGATATCGAATCCTTCCTTCATTCGAATCCGGATGCAGTGAGAGCAAGGATTTCGCCAACAGGCCTGACCCCGCTTCATGTCGCAGCTCTTGCTGGACATGTAAAGGTTGTGGAGAAGTTGGTGGACGAACTGAATCCGGAAGACTTAGAAGAAAAAGAGGGTCTGCTAGGGTGCACGCCACTTGCTTTAGCTGCATCAGATGGAATCACTGAAATAGCGCAGTCCATGATTAGAAAGAACAGGACATTGGCCAACATTTTAGATGGGGATAAAATCCTCCCAGTTGTGCTTGCTTGTAACCGAGGCAAAAGAGAAATGACACGTTTTCTCTACTTTCACACTGGACATGAGGAGTTAGCCCCAGAAAAAGGCAAAAATGGTGCAACGCTTCTTAGTTATTGTATTGCTTCCAAATTCTTAG ATATTGCTTTGGATATCCTCGAGAAGTACCCAAGTTTGGCTGTGACTTTGGATATCGATGGTCTTATCCCCCTCTATGTATTGGGTCAAACGCCTTCTTTGTTCAAGAGTGGAAGTCAGCTTTGGTTTTGGCAGCATTGGATATACTTAT GCGTAACTGTAAACGTAGATCGTGCCTCGGACTGGGTTCGAGTAAACGTAGTTGACGATAACACACATGCACGAGATGTCAGGAATAATACTGAAACAG TGCTACATCAATTAATGCATGGGTTGGTTTCATATCCACTAAAACTTCTTG GAATCAAGAGCATACGTGCTCAAAAGTTGAGGCATGCTCAAGCCGTCAAACTGCTACAAGGCATTTGTACTGAATTACGAAATATAAAACCTGACAGGGTCCTTGGGTATCGAGTGCACCAAGCAGTCATCCAGGCTGTCAAGCAAGGGAATGTTGAATTTGTCACTGGGATGATTAAATCTATTCCTGAGTTAGTGTGGAACGGTGATATAAATGATAGAAACATATTTTCCATTGCAATTTTGAACCGTCAAGAAAAGATTTTCAACCTTTTACATGGGCTTACTAATGTAAAGAAGATGAAAGTGACATCTGCTGATGATAGGTTTGACAACAACATGCTACACTTGGCTGCGATGTTAGCACCATCGGATCAACTTGATGGTATCTCAGGTGCTGCTCTACAGATGCAAAGAGAACTACAATGGTTTAAG GAGGTGGAAAGCATTGTGCCGCCAATATGCAAGGACGTTCTAAACTCAGATGGAAAAAAGCCCAGTGAGGTGTTCTCTCAGCAGCATGCAAACTTGGTAAAAGAAGGGGAGAAATGGATGAAGGAGATAGCAACATCTAGTTCATTTGTAGCTGCTCTCATTGTTACCATTATGTTTGCTGCAGCCTTTACTATTCCAGGGGGTAACAATGACAAAGGCGCTCCCATATTCTTGGACGATCCCTTGTTCATGGTTTTTATAATATCAGATTCAATCTCACTCTTTTCTGCTACTACTTCAGTGTTGATGTTCCTGGGAATCCTGACATCACAATATGCAGAAAACAAATTCCTCACACGGTTGCCCACAAAGCTAATAATAGGCCTTTCCGCCCTTTTCATCTCTATTGCAGCCATGATGATAGCCTTCTGTGCTGCCCTTGCTATTTTGCTAATGCAAAGCTCAACCAAAGTGGTTATGATCCCGATTATTTTACTTGCCTGTGTTCCGGTGACCCTATTCGCATTATTGCAATTTCCCCTTCttgttaatattttcatttccacATATGGGCCAGGCATCTTCGATAGGAATATACAACGTTGGTACTAG